A region from the Rhinoderma darwinii isolate aRhiDar2 chromosome 2, aRhiDar2.hap1, whole genome shotgun sequence genome encodes:
- the NR0B1 gene encoding nuclear receptor subfamily 0 group B member 1 yields MACLDKCHCSVNNRRHSSILYNILKNEEQKESHKGRKEEHTGGYGQGCSCGSQKKVTLKSPQVTCKAASAVLVKTLRFVKSLPCFQQLPLEDQLLLVRSCWAPLLVLGLAQDKVDFETVETSEPSMLQRILTNRQGAERKQHPEHQETPGNHLQQHKVTQLPTATEIRWIKEFLEKCWSLGISNKEYAYLKGIVLFNPDLLGLHWARYIQGLQQEAHQALNEHVKMIQRWDHSRFTKLIIVLSLLRSINSNAIAELFFRPIIGSVNMDDMLLEMLGAKI; encoded by the exons ATGGCTTGCTTAGATAAGTGTCACTGTTCTGTAAATAACAGGAGGCACAGCAGCATCTTATACAACATCCTGAAGAATGAGGAGCAAAAGGAGTCCCACAAAGGCAGGAAGGAAGAGCACACAGGAGGCTATGGACAAGGATGTTCCTGTGGATCTCAGAAGAAAGTCACCCTTAAGAGCCCCCAGGTCACCTGCAAGGCAGCCTCAGCAGTGCTAGTGAAGACCCTTAGGTTTGTCAAGAGCCTGCCCTGCTTCCAGCAGCTGCCCCTGGAGGACCAGCTACTGTTGGTCAGGAGCTGCTGGGCACCTCTTCTGGTGCTGGGACTTGCACAGGACAAGGTCGATTTTGAGACTGTTGAAACATCAGAGCCCAGTATGTTGCAAAGGATTTTAACTAACAGACAAGGAGCAGAGAGGAAACAGCACCCAGAACATCAAGAGACACCTGGAAATCATCTGCAGCAGCATAAAGTCACACAGCTGCCAACAGCCACAGAGATCAGGTGGATCAAGGAGTTCTTAGAGAAGTGTTGGAGCCTGGGGATTAGCAACAAAGAGTACGCCTATCTAAAAGGGATTGTACTATTTAATCCAG ATTTGCTTGGATTGCACTGGGCTCGGTATATCCAAGGATTACAACAGGAAGCCCATCAAGCCTTAAATGAGCACGTGAAGATGATCCAGAGATGGGATCACTCCAGATTCACCAAGTTAATTATTGTTTTGTCCTTGCTGAGATCCATCAATTCCAACGCCATTGCAGAACTGTTCTTCAGACCCATTATTGGCTCTGTTAATATGGACGACATGTTATTAGAGATGTTGGGAGCAAAAATATAA